A stretch of Paenibacillus mucilaginosus 3016 DNA encodes these proteins:
- a CDS encoding CoA-acylating methylmalonate-semialdehyde dehydrogenase, with amino-acid sequence MTQSPKTMQNYIGGQWVDAASERTDIVTNPATGEAIASVPLSSKEDVDRAVTKARAAFKEWSKVPVPRRARILFKYQQLLVEHWDELARLVTLENGKNYAEAYGEVQRGIECVEFAAGAPTLMMGSGLPDIATGLESYMYRYPIGVVGGITPFNFPMMVPCWMFPLAIACGNTFVLKPSERTPILACRLAELLQEAGLPDGVFNIVHGAHDVVNGLLEHPEVAAISFVGSQPVAEYVYKTAAAQGKRVQALGGAKNHSIVLPDADMNLAVKEIINAAFGSAGERCMACSVVVAVGEIADPLVEQLVGTAKQLTIGNGMDKANFLGPVIRESHKARTIGYIEKGVDEGARLVLDGRRNEAAPSEGYFIGPTIFDEAKAGMTIWNDEIFAPVLQIVRADSLQDAIEIANQSEFANGACLYTSSGKAVREFRENIDAGMLGVNVGVPAPMAFFPFSGYKKSFYGDLHANGRDGVEFYTRKKMVVARY; translated from the coding sequence ATGACACAGAGTCCGAAAACCATGCAAAACTACATTGGGGGACAATGGGTGGATGCGGCCTCCGAACGGACGGATATCGTCACGAACCCGGCAACGGGAGAGGCGATCGCTTCCGTTCCGCTCTCCTCCAAGGAAGACGTGGACCGTGCGGTCACGAAGGCCAGAGCCGCATTCAAGGAGTGGAGCAAAGTTCCGGTGCCGCGCAGAGCACGGATCCTGTTCAAATACCAGCAGCTGCTTGTGGAGCATTGGGATGAGCTGGCCCGGCTGGTTACGTTGGAGAACGGCAAAAACTACGCGGAAGCCTACGGAGAAGTGCAGCGCGGCATTGAATGTGTGGAATTCGCTGCAGGTGCGCCGACATTGATGATGGGCAGCGGGCTTCCGGATATCGCAACCGGACTGGAATCCTATATGTACCGCTATCCCATAGGGGTTGTCGGCGGGATCACGCCATTCAACTTCCCGATGATGGTGCCGTGCTGGATGTTCCCGCTCGCCATCGCTTGCGGCAACACGTTCGTGCTGAAGCCTTCGGAGCGGACGCCGATCCTGGCCTGCCGCCTGGCTGAGCTGCTTCAGGAAGCCGGACTGCCTGACGGAGTCTTCAACATCGTACATGGCGCACATGACGTGGTGAACGGTTTGCTGGAGCATCCGGAGGTCGCCGCCATTTCATTCGTCGGCTCGCAGCCGGTTGCGGAATATGTGTACAAGACCGCGGCGGCACAGGGCAAGAGAGTGCAGGCTCTGGGCGGAGCGAAGAATCACTCCATTGTGCTCCCGGATGCGGATATGAACCTGGCGGTCAAGGAAATCATCAATGCCGCGTTCGGATCGGCGGGAGAGCGCTGCATGGCGTGCTCCGTAGTCGTAGCGGTCGGCGAGATTGCAGACCCCTTGGTGGAGCAATTGGTGGGTACGGCCAAACAATTAACCATCGGGAACGGGATGGACAAAGCGAACTTCCTCGGCCCGGTCATCCGCGAATCGCATAAAGCGAGAACAATTGGTTATATCGAGAAGGGGGTCGATGAAGGGGCCCGCCTTGTGTTGGATGGGCGGCGGAACGAGGCTGCGCCCAGTGAAGGGTATTTTATCGGCCCGACGATCTTCGATGAGGCCAAAGCGGGGATGACGATCTGGAACGATGAAATCTTTGCGCCCGTACTGCAAATCGTTCGTGCGGACAGTCTGCAGGATGCCATTGAGATCGCGAATCAATCCGAGTTTGCCAATGGAGCTTGCTTGTACACCTCCAGCGGCAAGGCCGTTCGTGAGTTCAGGGAGAATATCGATGCGGGCATGCTGGGCGTCAATGTCGGCGTTCCTGCCCCCATGGCCTTCTTCCCCTTCTCCGGCTACAAGAAGTCTTTCTATGGCGATCTCCATGCCAACGGCAGAGACGGCGTAGAGTTCTATACCCGCAAGAAAATGGTGGTAGCACGGTACTAA
- a CDS encoding tautomerase family protein, with amino-acid sequence MPLLRFDLIEGRSPESLKKLLDTCHQAMVDAFQVPVRDRYQIVHQHPPQELIIEDTGLGYPRTNDIVIISVVSKTRTPEQKQKLYALLAERLEQECGIAPTDLMISITENSEADWSFGLGKAQFLAGLL; translated from the coding sequence ATGCCACTTTTACGCTTTGATTTAATTGAAGGGCGCAGCCCCGAGTCCCTGAAGAAATTGCTCGACACCTGTCACCAGGCCATGGTCGATGCCTTCCAGGTTCCTGTCCGTGACCGTTACCAAATCGTGCACCAGCATCCGCCTCAAGAGCTGATCATTGAAGATACGGGCCTGGGCTATCCGCGCACCAACGATATAGTCATCATCAGCGTTGTCAGCAAAACCCGAACACCGGAGCAAAAACAAAAGCTCTATGCCCTGCTGGCCGAGCGCCTGGAACAGGAATGCGGCATCGCTCCTACGGATTTGATGATTTCCATTACAGAGAACAGCGAAGCCGACTGGAGCTTCGGATTGGGTAAGGCACAGTTTTTAGCCGGTCTGTTATGA
- a CDS encoding DeoR/GlpR family DNA-binding transcription regulator, producing MRDIRLNHIEEYIHSRKNVTLDELCLRFDVSKNTIRRDINQISEKGTIQKVYGGVVSNPELVSFKNRTIKNQSEKHEIGRLASSCIEENDLIFIDSGTTTRYMVHYLDPDKPLTILTNSLDVINGVSSMPNVDLFVVGNFYKRNTESFIGLDDPRSLDKYNVNKAFMSVTGVSDTHGLTNSDPLEYEIKKIISEKAKKLILLADASKFGKSTLLTYAPLSRVDTIITSQALPREYQEFCAAHDIEIRHAHPDEEQNRKLNAPGAGF from the coding sequence ATGAGAGATATACGCCTTAACCACATCGAAGAATACATTCATTCCAGAAAAAATGTGACGCTGGATGAGCTCTGCCTCAGATTCGACGTATCCAAAAATACAATCCGCCGGGACATCAATCAAATCTCGGAAAAAGGAACCATTCAAAAAGTATATGGCGGTGTGGTTTCCAACCCTGAATTGGTATCCTTCAAGAACCGAACGATAAAGAACCAATCCGAAAAGCACGAGATCGGCCGCCTTGCCTCTTCCTGCATTGAAGAGAACGATCTTATTTTTATTGATTCCGGAACGACGACAAGATACATGGTCCATTACCTGGATCCCGACAAACCCCTGACGATCTTGACGAACAGCCTGGATGTGATCAACGGGGTCTCGAGCATGCCGAATGTCGACTTGTTTGTGGTCGGGAATTTCTACAAACGAAACACCGAATCGTTTATCGGCCTCGACGATCCGCGTTCGCTTGACAAGTACAACGTCAACAAAGCCTTCATGTCGGTCACCGGTGTGAGCGACACGCATGGGCTTACGAATTCGGATCCGCTCGAATATGAAATCAAGAAGATCATCTCGGAGAAAGCAAAAAAGCTCATTCTCCTGGCCGATGCAAGCAAATTCGGAAAGTCGACCCTTCTCACCTATGCCCCCCTCTCCCGGGTGGACACCATTATTACTTCGCAGGCTCTTCCAAGAGAATACCAAGAGTTTTGTGCGGCTCATGACATTGAGATCCGGCATGCTCATCCGGATGAGGAACAGAACAGGAAGCTGAATGCTCCCGGTGCAGGGTTTTAA
- the iolB gene encoding 5-deoxy-glucuronate isomerase: MSVQLLRKAGNISLGDEGGVTIVHEIPAKESILQYVGFKVIDMKPGAQYEEALQQEECCIVALRGRITVADGERTFEHIGTRDSVFEKKPTDSVYVSNDRTFLIHADKEARVALCYSPSDKQLPTRLIRAEDVGVEHRGKYQNQRTVHNILPDHHPSANSLLVVEVFTEGGNFSSYPPHKHDRDCLPEESLLEETYYHELDPQQGFVFQRVYTDDRSIDETMAVEHGDVVLVPAGYHPVGVPDGYTSYYLNVMAGPQRIWKFYNDPAHEWILNRD; this comes from the coding sequence ATGTCAGTCCAATTGCTTCGTAAAGCGGGCAATATCAGCTTGGGCGACGAGGGCGGCGTAACGATCGTGCATGAGATTCCGGCCAAGGAGTCTATACTCCAATACGTCGGGTTTAAAGTCATTGACATGAAACCAGGCGCGCAGTATGAGGAAGCGCTGCAGCAGGAAGAATGCTGCATCGTTGCGCTCAGAGGGAGAATCACCGTAGCCGACGGAGAGAGGACGTTCGAGCATATTGGGACGAGAGACAGCGTTTTTGAGAAGAAGCCTACCGACAGCGTATATGTATCCAATGACAGAACCTTCCTGATCCATGCCGACAAGGAGGCCAGGGTCGCCTTGTGCTACTCCCCTTCTGACAAGCAGCTTCCTACCCGGCTGATCAGGGCTGAGGATGTAGGAGTGGAGCATCGCGGCAAGTATCAAAACCAGCGTACGGTACATAACATTTTGCCGGATCACCATCCTTCCGCGAACAGTTTGCTTGTTGTGGAAGTGTTTACGGAAGGCGGGAACTTCTCCAGCTACCCGCCCCACAAACATGACCGGGACTGTTTGCCGGAAGAGTCTTTGCTGGAAGAGACTTATTACCATGAACTCGATCCGCAGCAGGGCTTTGTCTTCCAGCGGGTGTATACGGATGACCGGAGCATTGATGAAACGATGGCCGTTGAGCACGGAGATGTCGTCCTGGTCCCGGCAGGTTACCACCCGGTCGGCGTGCCGGACGGCTACACCTCGTATTACCTGAATGTGATGGCAGGGCCGCAGCGCATCTGGAAATTTTACAATGATCCGGCACACGAATGGATCTTGAACCGTGATTGA
- the iolC gene encoding 5-dehydro-2-deoxygluconokinase, giving the protein MSGGAADDKRFDLIAIGRACIDLNAVEYNRPMEETMNFTKYVGGSPANIAIGVSRLGLRAGFIGKLADDQHGRFIKKYLSDAGVDTSQLIVDREGHKTGLAFTEIKSPEECSILMYRDLAADLYLKPEEVSEGYISQAHTLLVSGTALAQSPSREAVLKAIQFAKRQGVKVVFELDYRPYTWKSAEETAIYYSLVAEQSDIVIGTRDEYDVLENKAGGSNEETTGYLFRHKPELIVIKHGVDGSYAYTRAGDVIRAHAYRTKVLKTFGAGDSYASAFLYALAQGKDIETALKYGSASASIVVSRHSSSDALPQVEDIEAVIAGHLIANG; this is encoded by the coding sequence ATGAGCGGTGGAGCAGCGGATGACAAGCGATTTGATCTGATTGCCATTGGAAGGGCCTGCATCGATTTGAATGCCGTGGAGTATAACCGGCCGATGGAAGAGACCATGAACTTTACCAAATATGTAGGCGGGTCGCCTGCCAATATTGCGATCGGGGTATCGAGACTGGGGCTGAGGGCCGGCTTTATTGGGAAGCTTGCGGACGATCAGCATGGCCGGTTTATCAAGAAGTATTTAAGCGATGCCGGAGTCGATACTTCGCAGCTCATCGTGGACCGGGAGGGGCATAAGACGGGGCTGGCTTTCACGGAGATCAAAAGTCCGGAAGAATGCAGCATCTTGATGTACCGCGACCTGGCGGCGGATTTATATTTGAAGCCGGAGGAAGTCAGTGAAGGCTACATCAGTCAAGCGCATACGCTCCTTGTTTCCGGTACTGCGCTCGCCCAGAGTCCATCCAGAGAAGCCGTGTTGAAAGCGATTCAATTCGCCAAGAGACAAGGGGTCAAGGTCGTATTTGAACTGGATTACCGTCCTTATACCTGGAAGTCTGCAGAAGAGACCGCGATCTATTACTCCTTGGTGGCCGAGCAGTCCGATATTGTGATCGGCACGAGAGACGAGTACGACGTACTGGAGAACAAAGCGGGAGGATCGAACGAAGAGACCACCGGCTATTTGTTCCGGCACAAGCCCGAGCTGATCGTGATCAAACACGGTGTGGACGGCTCCTACGCGTACACCAGGGCAGGCGATGTGATCCGGGCGCATGCCTATCGAACCAAGGTGTTAAAAACATTCGGCGCCGGTGATTCCTACGCCTCCGCTTTCCTGTATGCGCTCGCTCAAGGCAAAGACATTGAAACCGCGCTGAAATATGGAAGTGCTTCCGCATCGATCGTTGTCAGCAGGCACAGTTCTTCTGATGCCCTGCCGCAGGTAGAGGACATTGAGGCCGTGATCGCCGGGCATCTCATTGCGAATGGATAG